The Meriones unguiculatus strain TT.TT164.6M chromosome 1, Bangor_MerUng_6.1, whole genome shotgun sequence genome has a segment encoding these proteins:
- the Twist1 gene encoding twist-related protein 1 produces MMQDVSSSPVSPADDSLSNSEEEPDRQQPASGKRGARKRRSSRRSAGGSAGPGGAAAGGLGGADEPGSPAQGKRGKKSAGGGGGGGGAGGGGSSSGGGSPQSYEELQTQRVMANVRERQRTQSLNEAFAALRKIIPTLPSDKLSKIQTLKLAARYIDFLYQVLQSDELDSKMASCSYVAHERLSYAFSVWRMEGAWSMSASH; encoded by the coding sequence ATGATGCAGGACGTGTCCAGCTCTCCAGTCTCGCCGGCCGACGACAGCCTGAGCAACAGCGAGGAGGAGCCGGACCGGCAGCAGCCGGCCAGCGGCAAGCGCGGGGCTCGCAAGCGGCGCAGCAGCCGGCGCAGCGCGGGCGGCAGCGCGGGGCCCGGCGGGGCCGCGGCCGGGGGCCTCGGAGGCGCCGACGAGCCGGGCAGCCCGGCCCAGGGCAAGCGCGGCAAGAAgtcggcgggcggcggcggcggcggcggaggagcgggcggcggcggcagcagcagcggGGGCGGCAGCCCGCAGTCGTACGAGGAGCTGCAGACGCAGCGGGTCATGGCCAACGTGCGGGAGCGCCAGCGCACGCAGTCGCTGAACGAGGCGTTCGCCGCGCTGCGCAAGATCATCCCCACGCTGCCCTCGGACAAGCTGAGCAAGATTCAGACCCTCAAACTGGCGGCCAGGTACATCGACTTCCTGTACCAGGTCCTGCAGAGCGACGAGCTGGACTCCAAGATGGCAAGCTGCAGCTACGTGGCCCACGAGCGGCTCAGCTACGCCTTCTCCGTCTGGAGGATGGAGGGGGCCTGGTCCATGTCCGCGTCCCACTAG